A region of Deinococcus rubellus DNA encodes the following proteins:
- a CDS encoding tyrosine-protein kinase domain-containing protein — translation MTKATDDINLLQVFSTLRRSLLPILGATVLIGAGTYLVSRSQAPIYESRSSIISLFSNVGNQVVNNTLVTAPPLPQGALDEALRSGSVTKAIMQSVTAAQLGPKPTEQIQAGLKASLNTGNTSMIKVNSRLDTQQRGVYEIVAQAGTPRAARVLAGATVNALLGWDGARAQRGVANARRNIDAQLKALDIRIASVPVGSPDGLSLTAARGTLLQNLSQVAVLEQTSSGTLSPGADPSDPVTPVAPRPTRNAALAALLTLFAASGLTLLLSSLRGRVNSAADLVPLGLPLLGQVPLMGRRDLSGGMLRASRAGRMYESLGFLRINLSSVGGENIRILAITSSRPGAGKSSLAATLSASFAEEGKKVLLIDADLHRPTQHRIWNMASTQVVALPGAQADLSAAQATLPFALQHPDLACAVHDPAHPNIDLLPAGQVGRQSQQLLNRPDLAGLLHHWASAYDLVIIDTPPILALAETLKLAIGTDGVILVVESGETSLDELERVQQIAQQNGVKLLGTVINKVPRSEQSYYYGYNYAELPQK, via the coding sequence ATGACCAAAGCCACCGACGACATCAATCTCTTGCAGGTGTTCAGCACCCTGCGCCGCAGCCTGCTGCCGATTCTGGGGGCGACGGTGCTGATCGGCGCGGGCACTTATCTGGTGTCGCGTTCGCAAGCGCCCATCTACGAGTCGCGCAGCAGCATCATCAGTCTGTTCAGCAACGTGGGCAACCAGGTGGTCAACAACACCCTGGTCACGGCCCCGCCACTGCCGCAGGGCGCACTCGACGAGGCACTGCGCTCCGGCAGCGTGACGAAGGCGATCATGCAGAGTGTGACGGCGGCCCAGCTCGGCCCCAAACCCACCGAACAGATTCAGGCGGGCTTGAAGGCGAGTCTCAACACCGGCAACACCAGCATGATCAAGGTGAATTCGCGCCTCGATACCCAGCAGCGCGGCGTCTACGAGATCGTGGCCCAGGCCGGGACGCCCAGGGCCGCCCGCGTGCTGGCCGGGGCCACCGTGAACGCCCTGCTGGGCTGGGACGGCGCGCGTGCCCAGCGCGGGGTGGCCAACGCCCGGCGCAACATCGACGCGCAGCTCAAGGCCCTCGACATCCGGATTGCCAGCGTGCCGGTGGGCAGCCCCGATGGCCTGAGCCTGACGGCGGCACGCGGAACCCTGCTGCAAAACCTCTCGCAGGTGGCGGTGCTGGAACAGACCTCCAGCGGCACGCTCTCGCCGGGAGCCGACCCCAGCGACCCGGTGACGCCCGTCGCGCCCCGACCCACCCGCAATGCGGCGCTGGCGGCCCTGCTGACTTTGTTTGCCGCCAGCGGCTTGACTCTGCTGCTCAGCTCGCTGCGCGGACGGGTCAACAGCGCCGCCGATCTGGTGCCGCTGGGACTACCGCTGCTGGGTCAGGTGCCGCTGATGGGTCGGCGCGACCTGAGCGGCGGCATGCTGCGGGCCAGCCGCGCGGGCCGGATGTACGAGTCACTGGGCTTTTTGCGAATCAACCTCAGCAGCGTGGGCGGCGAGAACATCAGGATTCTGGCGATCACCAGCAGCCGCCCCGGCGCGGGCAAAAGCAGCCTGGCGGCCACCCTGAGCGCCAGCTTCGCCGAGGAAGGCAAGAAGGTGCTGCTGATCGACGCCGATCTGCACCGCCCCACCCAGCACCGGATCTGGAACATGGCCAGCACCCAGGTCGTGGCACTGCCAGGCGCGCAGGCCGATCTGAGCGCGGCGCAGGCCACCCTTCCCTTCGCCTTGCAGCACCCGGACCTGGCCTGCGCAGTACATGATCCTGCCCATCCCAACATCGATCTGCTGCCCGCCGGTCAGGTGGGGCGGCAAAGCCAGCAACTGCTCAACCGCCCCGACCTGGCCGGACTCCTGCACCACTGGGCCAGCGCCTACGATCTGGTCATCATCGACACACCGCCGATTCTGGCGCTGGCCGAAACCCTCAAACTGGCCATCGGCACCGACGGCGTGATTCTGGTGGTCGAGTCGGGCGAAACCAGCCTGGACGAGCTGGAGCGGGTGCAGCAGATCGCCCAGCAAAACGGAGTCAAGCTGCTCGGCACGGTCATCAACAAGGTGCCGCGCTCGGAGCAGAGCTATTACTACGGGTACAACTACGCGGAGTTGCCGCAGAAGTGA
- a CDS encoding nucleotide sugar dehydrogenase produces the protein MENVAEINSEASVSAQLIEKVQQRTARIGVVGLGYVGLPFLVEKAKVGFQVVGIDRNERRAEMVARGKNYIGDVRDEDLRKIVEQGLVTTTTDFKAVADLDVIVICVPTPLDRNLSPDLSYVRSVTGEIARHLRPGQLISLESTTYPGTTEEVMKPILEAGGLKAGQDFFLAHSPERVDPGNARYTTKNTNKVVGGNDPTSLKVALAFYQQTIEHVVAVSSARAAEMVKVYENTFRAVNIALANELTLLCDRMGINVWEVLDAAFTKPFGIMPFYPGPGVGGHCIPLDPHYLEWKAREYNFQTHFIALAGETNRKMPEFVVDKATRVLNGARKSLNGSKVLLLGMAYKSDLDDYRESPALNVYRLLKEAGAEVSFHDSWTPEVNEHGVQAKGIDLTDQVLQDADLVIITTKHSNVDYANVVEQAQAVLDTRYATRGISSEKVTLL, from the coding sequence ATGGAAAACGTCGCCGAAATAAATTCAGAAGCCAGTGTTTCTGCTCAGTTGATCGAGAAGGTACAGCAGCGTACTGCCCGCATCGGCGTGGTCGGACTGGGGTATGTCGGTCTGCCCTTTCTGGTCGAGAAGGCCAAGGTCGGTTTTCAGGTGGTCGGCATCGACCGCAACGAACGCCGGGCCGAGATGGTGGCCCGAGGCAAGAACTACATCGGCGACGTGCGCGACGAGGACCTGAGAAAAATTGTCGAGCAAGGTCTGGTGACCACCACCACCGACTTCAAAGCGGTGGCCGACCTCGACGTGATCGTCATCTGTGTGCCCACGCCGCTGGACCGCAACCTCAGCCCGGACCTCAGCTACGTGCGGAGCGTGACTGGTGAGATTGCCCGCCACCTGCGCCCCGGCCAGCTCATCAGCCTGGAAAGCACCACCTACCCCGGCACCACCGAAGAGGTGATGAAGCCAATTCTGGAAGCGGGCGGCCTCAAGGCGGGTCAGGATTTTTTTCTGGCGCATTCACCTGAGCGGGTCGATCCGGGCAACGCACGCTACACGACCAAGAACACCAATAAAGTGGTGGGTGGCAACGATCCCACCAGTTTGAAGGTCGCTCTGGCCTTTTATCAGCAGACTATTGAACACGTCGTCGCTGTCAGCAGTGCGAGGGCAGCCGAAATGGTCAAGGTCTACGAGAATACCTTCAGGGCCGTCAATATCGCGCTGGCCAACGAATTGACCTTGCTGTGCGACCGAATGGGCATCAATGTCTGGGAAGTTCTCGATGCTGCTTTTACCAAGCCTTTCGGGATCATGCCGTTTTACCCTGGTCCCGGCGTGGGAGGCCACTGCATCCCGCTGGACCCTCACTACCTGGAGTGGAAGGCACGCGAGTACAACTTCCAGACCCATTTCATCGCGCTGGCAGGCGAAACCAACCGCAAGATGCCTGAATTCGTGGTGGATAAGGCTACCCGCGTGCTGAACGGGGCACGCAAGTCGCTGAACGGCTCGAAGGTGCTGCTGCTGGGCATGGCCTACAAGAGCGATCTGGACGATTACCGTGAGTCCCCAGCGCTGAACGTCTACCGCCTGCTGAAAGAAGCTGGAGCGGAAGTTTCATTTCACGATTCATGGACGCCGGAGGTCAATGAACACGGCGTTCAGGCCAAAGGCATTGACCTGACGGATCAGGTGTTGCAGGACGCTGATCTGGTGATCATCACGACCAAGCACAGCAACGTGGATTACGCCAACGTGGTTGAGCAGGCCCAGGCGGTGCTGGACACCCGCTACGCCACACGCGGAATCAGTAGCGAGAAGGTGACTCTGCTATGA
- the tnpC gene encoding IS66 family transposase: MTGTLREQELLEIIRQQAQRFERLEAENRALKAENARLKKRLEDLERKSRKYAAPHSRETRKADPKPPGRRAGEGLFTYKQAPTPEQITQVIEVSAPNTCAACGFSGKLLFKRQDKAWITELAAERAQQLTEYHVPVMVCPACGGTVRGVHPDLAADQYGATAHRCGPRLKASLQVLHHEIGLPQRRLPRVLQLTTGIRITQGAVTQDAQRLAEDAGPLAAHVQTLEADLRAAAFVHHDDTGWRISTSQAWVSTFRCAQTVLFTANHQHTNIELRKVLGDAFQGILVCDRFKVYDSKNLDQVRQQKCLAHLIRNADEVAAGEQQRPGRGHEYGLRLAQVFRDGIKLHRRYDEGWCTREEYRQQGESLTLRLEKVLMRAPLKTKANERLRLGILEQHLRERVLLFLSDPEIPPTNNAAERSLRTVVMARKVSQCSKNARGATTYMRIKSTVETARLRGQDPVGMLMSLRC; this comes from the coding sequence ATGACTGGGACGTTGAGGGAGCAGGAGCTGCTGGAGATTATCCGCCAGCAGGCTCAGCGGTTCGAGCGGCTGGAAGCCGAAAACCGCGCGCTCAAAGCTGAGAATGCACGCCTGAAGAAGCGCCTTGAAGACCTTGAGCGTAAGAGCCGCAAGTACGCGGCACCGCACAGTCGTGAAACCCGTAAAGCTGATCCCAAACCCCCAGGACGCCGTGCGGGAGAGGGGCTTTTCACGTACAAGCAGGCACCGACACCCGAACAGATCACTCAAGTGATCGAGGTCAGTGCGCCAAATACCTGCGCTGCTTGCGGATTCAGCGGCAAATTGCTCTTCAAGCGCCAGGACAAAGCTTGGATCACCGAACTCGCTGCTGAGCGCGCTCAGCAGCTCACGGAATATCACGTTCCGGTGATGGTGTGTCCTGCGTGTGGTGGCACGGTGCGCGGCGTGCATCCTGACCTGGCAGCAGATCAATATGGGGCAACGGCTCACCGCTGCGGACCACGCCTGAAGGCCAGCCTTCAGGTGCTGCACCATGAAATCGGCCTCCCACAGCGCCGGTTGCCACGGGTGCTCCAGTTGACGACCGGAATTCGCATCACGCAGGGCGCAGTGACCCAGGACGCACAGCGGCTGGCTGAGGATGCAGGCCCCCTGGCAGCCCATGTTCAGACCCTGGAAGCTGATCTGCGCGCGGCCGCGTTTGTGCATCATGACGATACCGGCTGGCGGATCAGCACCAGTCAAGCCTGGGTCAGCACCTTCCGTTGCGCCCAGACCGTGCTGTTCACCGCCAACCACCAGCACACCAACATCGAGCTTCGAAAGGTCCTGGGCGACGCCTTCCAAGGCATACTGGTCTGCGACCGATTCAAGGTTTATGACAGCAAGAACCTCGATCAGGTCAGGCAGCAGAAGTGCCTGGCGCATCTCATCCGCAACGCGGATGAGGTCGCTGCCGGAGAACAACAGCGGCCCGGTCGAGGACACGAATACGGCCTCCGACTGGCGCAGGTGTTCCGCGACGGGATCAAGCTCCATCGGCGCTATGACGAGGGATGGTGTACCCGGGAAGAATATCGGCAGCAGGGTGAGTCCCTCACCCTGCGCCTGGAAAAGGTGCTGATGCGTGCACCCTTGAAGACCAAGGCCAACGAGCGGCTGCGCCTGGGGATTCTAGAACAGCACCTTCGTGAAAGGGTGCTGCTGTTCCTGTCGGATCCGGAAATTCCACCGACCAACAATGCTGCCGAACGCAGTCTCAGAACCGTGGTCATGGCCAGGAAAGTCTCGCAGTGCAGTAAAAATGCACGGGGAGCCACCACGTACATGCGCATCAAGTCGACGGTGGAAACCGCCCGCCTGCGTGGTCAGGATCCCGTTGGTATGCTGATGTCCCTGCGCTGTTGA
- a CDS encoding C39 family peptidase encodes MTRPAFLALALLGPALAAAPPSTQLSGIRHEYQQLNNCGPVTTGRAMSYWGSTQTQAQIAPRLKDDAFDKNVNFSELKPYAEAQGYFVHQGVNGTLPLLKSLIASGYPVVVETWFVTGSDGGMNHDRLLSGYDDSKGTFRAYDSYLGPKLSLKYAELDRLWRGYNRSYMVVVPKSKAGNLKSI; translated from the coding sequence TTGACCCGCCCTGCCTTCCTGGCCCTGGCCCTGCTCGGCCCGGCCCTGGCCGCCGCCCCCCCGTCCACCCAATTGAGCGGCATCCGGCACGAGTACCAGCAGCTCAACAACTGCGGGCCGGTGACCACCGGTAGGGCGATGAGCTACTGGGGCAGCACCCAGACGCAGGCCCAGATCGCGCCGAGACTCAAGGACGACGCCTTCGACAAGAACGTGAATTTCAGCGAGCTGAAGCCCTATGCCGAGGCCCAGGGGTATTTCGTGCATCAGGGCGTGAACGGCACCTTGCCGCTGCTCAAGTCGCTGATCGCCAGCGGCTACCCGGTGGTGGTGGAAACCTGGTTCGTCACGGGAAGTGACGGCGGGATGAACCACGACCGCCTGCTGAGCGGCTACGACGATTCGAAAGGGACATTCCGGGCCTACGATTCGTATCTGGGGCCGAAGCTGAGCCTGAAGTACGCCGAGCTCGACCGGCTGTGGCGCGGCTACAACCGCAGCTACATGGTGGTGGTGCCGAAAAGTAAGGCGGGCAACCTGAAGAGTATTTGA
- a CDS encoding acylphosphatase translates to MRLTALVSGTVQGVGYRLYVQRYARDLNLVGFAENVGDGRVEVVAEGHEEDLHQLAHQLRRGPKHARVSSVDTQWSESTGLTGFHIY, encoded by the coding sequence ATGCGCCTGACCGCCCTCGTTTCCGGAACCGTGCAGGGCGTGGGCTACCGGCTGTATGTGCAGCGGTACGCCCGCGACCTGAATCTTGTCGGCTTTGCCGAGAATGTGGGTGACGGGCGGGTGGAAGTCGTCGCCGAGGGGCACGAGGAGGACCTGCACCAGTTGGCCCACCAGCTCCGGCGCGGCCCCAAGCACGCCAGGGTCAGCAGCGTGGACACCCAGTGGTCGGAGAGCACCGGGCTGACCGGGTTTCACATTTACTGA
- a CDS encoding acyltransferase, translating into MTPQKGWWKHDSAYVDDGAQIGEGTKIWHFSHVMGGAVVGEGCSLGQNVYVANGVVIGKGVKIQNNVSVYEGVVLEDYAFCGPSMVFTNVRTPRSEFPRNTSADYTVTRVGRGASIGANATVVTGVTLHEGAFVAAGAVVTRDIPAFTIVAGVPARSIGFMSASGDRLDFAQGDTVTDSAGHTYQKLNDTEVRRLS; encoded by the coding sequence ATGACCCCGCAGAAAGGATGGTGGAAGCACGACAGCGCCTATGTGGACGACGGTGCACAGATTGGCGAGGGCACCAAGATCTGGCATTTCAGCCATGTGATGGGCGGCGCGGTGGTCGGTGAGGGCTGTTCGCTGGGGCAAAACGTCTACGTGGCGAACGGTGTGGTTATCGGCAAGGGCGTCAAGATTCAGAACAATGTCAGCGTGTACGAGGGCGTCGTGCTGGAGGATTACGCCTTCTGCGGCCCCAGCATGGTCTTTACCAATGTCCGCACACCGCGCAGTGAGTTTCCGCGCAACACCAGCGCCGACTACACGGTAACGCGGGTGGGTCGGGGGGCCAGCATCGGCGCGAACGCCACCGTCGTGACTGGCGTGACGCTACATGAGGGGGCCTTTGTCGCGGCGGGCGCAGTCGTTACGCGCGACATTCCGGCCTTTACCATCGTGGCCGGGGTGCCTGCCCGGTCCATCGGCTTCATGAGCGCCAGCGGGGACCGCCTGGACTTTGCCCAGGGCGACACCGTGACCGATTCGGCAGGGCACACTTACCAAAAATTGAACGACACCGAAGTCAGGAGGCTCTCATGA
- a CDS encoding Gfo/Idh/MocA family oxidoreductase, translated as MTSPNANQKRFGLTGVSGYIAPRHLKAIKDTGNVLTVALDPFDSVGIIDSYFPEAEFFTQPEIFERYLYDARRQGQDVNYVGICSPNHLHDSHIRIALRAGADALCEKPIVLNPEDITALKEVEEETGRRVWTILQLRAHAALEKVKAELNPSSGDKYDVDLSYMTSRGTWYLRSWKGRTEESGGLATNIGVHFFDMLAWLFGDIEHVEVHQRSETVCAGYLELERARVRWFLSIDPSYLPDEQKARGQRTYRSITIDGQEVEFSEGFTDLHTEVYRRTLAGQGFSLDDTYQAIATVAKIRSQPIVTALPDTRHRFLRN; from the coding sequence ATGACGTCCCCAAACGCCAATCAGAAGCGATTCGGCCTGACTGGAGTTTCCGGGTATATCGCGCCCCGGCACCTGAAGGCCATCAAAGACACTGGGAATGTGCTGACGGTGGCCCTCGATCCCTTCGATTCGGTGGGCATCATAGACTCGTACTTTCCCGAAGCGGAATTCTTCACGCAGCCTGAAATCTTTGAGCGCTACCTCTACGACGCGCGCCGCCAGGGGCAAGACGTGAATTACGTTGGCATTTGCAGCCCCAACCATCTGCATGATTCGCACATCCGCATAGCCCTACGTGCTGGGGCGGATGCACTGTGCGAGAAACCCATCGTGCTGAACCCGGAAGACATCACAGCGTTGAAAGAAGTCGAGGAGGAAACCGGGCGGCGGGTCTGGACCATCCTGCAACTGCGCGCCCACGCCGCACTCGAAAAGGTCAAGGCCGAACTGAACCCCAGCAGCGGTGACAAGTACGACGTGGATCTGTCGTATATGACCAGTCGGGGAACGTGGTATCTGCGGAGCTGGAAGGGCCGCACCGAGGAGAGTGGCGGCCTGGCGACCAATATCGGCGTGCATTTCTTCGACATGCTGGCCTGGCTGTTCGGTGACATCGAGCATGTCGAGGTGCATCAACGCAGCGAGACCGTGTGTGCCGGATATCTGGAACTGGAACGCGCCCGCGTGCGCTGGTTCCTGTCGATTGACCCCAGCTATCTGCCCGATGAGCAGAAGGCCAGGGGGCAGCGCACTTACCGCTCGATCACCATTGACGGCCAGGAAGTCGAGTTCAGTGAGGGCTTCACGGACCTGCACACCGAGGTCTACCGCCGCACGCTGGCGGGCCAGGGCTTCAGCCTCGACGACACCTATCAGGCGATTGCCACCGTGGCAAAAATTCGCAGCCAGCCCATCGTAACCGCCTTGCCCGACACGCGCCACCGCTTTCTGAGGAACTGA
- the miaB gene encoding tRNA (N6-isopentenyl adenosine(37)-C2)-methylthiotransferase MiaB: MKAHMITYGCQMNEYDSHLVQSQLVSLGADMVDSVDQADFVLINTCAVRGKPVDKVRSVLGQLRKEKATRRLVIGMMGCLAQLEEGQQIARKFEVDILLGPGSLLDIGAALESSERFWGLNFKDELHDHIPPPPVGKLQAHLTIMRGCDHHCTYCIVPTTRGPQVSRHPDQILRELDTLLEAGVKEVTLLGQNVNAYGFDTGAKLAGYPSFAELLRMVGASGIPRIKFTTSHPMNFTEDVAAAMGQTPAVCEFVHLPVQSGSDRVLRRMAREYSREKYLTHIAQIRTHMPDAVLATDIIVGFPGETEEDFQDTLSLYDEVGYDSAYMFIYSPRPGTPSYRHFQDLPRELKTERLQRLIVKQKEWSARRNARFQGTVQEVLLRGDAYSAGHLEGHTRGNHPVVVPKAHGAESAGLYRARITATTPHMFYGELIGADGQALSVLPNFEPEAAGLSSPLAML; this comes from the coding sequence ATGAAAGCGCACATGATCACTTACGGCTGCCAGATGAACGAGTACGACTCGCATCTGGTGCAGTCTCAACTCGTCTCGCTCGGGGCCGACATGGTGGACTCGGTGGACCAGGCCGACTTCGTGCTGATCAACACCTGCGCCGTGCGCGGCAAGCCGGTGGACAAGGTCCGCAGCGTGCTGGGCCAGCTGCGCAAGGAAAAGGCGACCCGCAGATTGGTGATCGGCATGATGGGCTGCCTGGCGCAGCTCGAGGAAGGCCAGCAGATCGCCCGCAAGTTCGAGGTGGACATTTTGCTGGGGCCGGGCAGCCTGCTCGACATCGGCGCGGCGCTGGAGAGTAGCGAGCGCTTCTGGGGCCTGAACTTCAAAGACGAGCTGCACGACCACATTCCACCGCCGCCAGTCGGCAAATTGCAGGCGCACCTGACCATCATGCGCGGCTGCGACCACCACTGCACCTACTGCATCGTGCCGACCACGCGCGGCCCGCAGGTAAGCCGTCACCCCGACCAGATCCTGCGCGAGCTGGACACGCTGCTGGAGGCAGGTGTCAAGGAAGTGACGCTGCTGGGCCAGAACGTGAACGCCTACGGCTTCGACACGGGCGCAAAACTCGCAGGCTATCCCAGCTTTGCCGAGCTGCTGCGGATGGTGGGTGCCAGCGGCATTCCGCGCATCAAGTTCACGACCAGCCATCCGATGAACTTCACCGAGGACGTGGCCGCCGCGATGGGCCAGACGCCTGCGGTGTGCGAGTTCGTACATCTGCCGGTGCAGAGCGGCAGTGACCGGGTGCTGAGGCGAATGGCGCGCGAGTACAGCCGCGAGAAGTACTTGACGCACATCGCCCAGATCAGAACACACATGCCGGACGCGGTGCTGGCCACCGACATCATCGTGGGCTTCCCCGGCGAGACCGAAGAAGATTTTCAGGACACGCTGAGTCTTTATGACGAGGTGGGCTACGACTCGGCCTACATGTTCATCTACTCGCCCCGGCCCGGCACGCCGAGCTACAGGCACTTTCAGGATCTGCCGCGCGAACTCAAGACCGAGCGGTTGCAGCGGTTGATCGTCAAGCAAAAAGAGTGGAGCGCCCGGCGCAACGCCCGCTTTCAGGGCACGGTGCAGGAAGTGCTGCTGCGCGGCGACGCCTACTCGGCGGGCCACCTGGAGGGCCACACGCGCGGCAACCATCCCGTCGTGGTGCCCAAGGCGCACGGCGCGGAAAGCGCAGGGCTGTACCGGGCACGAATCACCGCCACCACCCCGCACATGTTCTACGGCGAACTCATCGGCGCGGACGGGCAAGCGTTGAGCGTGCTGCCCAATTTCGAGCCGGAAGCGGCGGGGCTGAGCAGTCCGCTGGCGATGCTGTGA
- a CDS encoding Lrp/AsnC family transcriptional regulator has product MVTAIVMVQAERARIPETAALLAQVKYVKEVYSVTGDWDIVAMLKLPSYDDLDDVVTAHLRKLPGILKTQTMLAFRAYSTSALDEGFGIGLDG; this is encoded by the coding sequence ATGGTCACCGCGATTGTCATGGTTCAGGCCGAGCGCGCCCGCATTCCCGAAACCGCCGCCCTCCTCGCCCAGGTCAAGTACGTCAAGGAGGTCTACAGCGTCACTGGCGACTGGGACATCGTGGCGATGCTCAAGTTGCCCAGCTACGACGACCTCGACGACGTGGTGACGGCCCACCTGCGAAAACTTCCCGGTATCCTCAAGACCCAGACCATGCTGGCCTTCCGCGCTTACAGCACCTCGGCGCTCGACGAGGGCTTCGGCATCGGCCTGGACGGCTAA
- the pta gene encoding phosphate acetyltransferase encodes MTPALSTTTFFVGPVGQDVGLTSVALGLARALSRSGARVAFLKPVAQDHTAPDRSTVFARTFLASVPDPLPRAHAETLLGRENSDDLLEEVVALAEQARQGADVLVVEGLNLAGGSSYAGNLNALISRTLGAEAVLVASLRPAEAGAGTLGDSLEITARDYDRSDGGGLAGLILNHVPLGTDFGAALAELRRHAPSLAGGKLPLLGVIGEQTDLYAPRTGDVARLLGATVLNEGELNTRRVVSTVVSARSAPYVADLLRPGALVVAPGDREDIVMAASLAHLSGVPLAGLLLTAGSVPDDSIARLCRAALSGSMPVLQVAANTYTTAGRLTQMERKIPLDDLERLERTLEFIADRLDVQPLRGLLSAAAPRERRMTPPAFRHYLIEQARAAGKRVVLPEGDEPRTIKAAVICHEKGIARCVLLAPPERVRAVAEAQGIKLPPELEILDPEAVRGRYVEPMVELRKSKGLTGPMAEAQLEDSVVLGTMMLALGEVDGLVSGAVHTTANTVRPALQLIKTAPGASLVSSVFFMLLPEQVLVYGDAAINPNPNAQQLADIAIQSADSATAFGIEARVAMLSYSTGTSGGGEDVEKVAEATRLVRERRPDLNVDGPLQYDAASVQSVGLQKAPGSSVAGRATVFIFPDLNTGNTTYKAVQRAAGVVAVGPMLQGLRKPVNDLSRGALVDDIVYTIALTAIQAMQVGAAAQAESR; translated from the coding sequence GTGACCCCCGCCCTGTCCACCACCACCTTTTTCGTCGGTCCCGTCGGCCAGGACGTCGGCCTGACCAGCGTGGCGCTGGGACTGGCCCGCGCCCTGTCGCGCAGCGGGGCCAGGGTCGCCTTTCTCAAGCCCGTCGCCCAGGACCACACGGCCCCGGACCGCAGCACCGTCTTCGCCCGCACCTTTCTGGCGAGCGTGCCCGACCCCTTGCCGCGCGCCCACGCCGAGACGCTGCTGGGCCGCGAGAACAGTGACGACCTGCTCGAGGAGGTGGTGGCCCTGGCCGAGCAGGCCCGGCAGGGCGCGGACGTGCTGGTGGTGGAAGGCCTGAACCTGGCCGGGGGTTCGAGCTACGCGGGCAACCTCAACGCCCTGATCTCGCGCACCCTGGGAGCCGAGGCGGTGCTGGTGGCCTCGCTTCGTCCGGCTGAGGCAGGCGCGGGCACGCTGGGTGACAGTCTGGAAATCACCGCCCGCGACTACGACCGCTCGGATGGAGGCGGGCTGGCCGGGCTGATTCTCAACCACGTGCCGCTCGGCACCGACTTCGGCGCGGCGCTGGCCGAGTTGCGCCGCCACGCGCCCAGCCTGGCCGGGGGCAAGTTACCGCTGCTGGGCGTCATCGGTGAGCAGACCGACCTCTACGCCCCGCGCACCGGGGATGTGGCCCGGTTGCTGGGGGCCACCGTGCTCAATGAGGGCGAACTCAACACCCGGCGCGTCGTCAGCACCGTCGTCTCGGCCCGCAGCGCCCCCTACGTGGCCGATCTGCTGCGCCCCGGCGCGCTGGTGGTGGCCCCCGGTGACCGTGAGGACATCGTGATGGCCGCCAGCCTGGCCCACCTCTCGGGCGTGCCGCTGGCCGGGCTGCTGCTCACCGCTGGCAGCGTCCCCGACGACTCGATTGCCCGGCTGTGCCGAGCGGCCCTGAGCGGCTCGATGCCAGTCTTGCAGGTGGCCGCCAACACCTACACCACCGCCGGACGCCTGACCCAGATGGAGCGCAAGATTCCGCTCGATGACCTGGAGAGACTGGAGCGCACCCTGGAATTCATCGCTGACCGCCTCGACGTGCAGCCGCTGCGGGGCCTGCTGAGTGCCGCCGCCCCGCGCGAGCGCCGCATGACCCCGCCCGCCTTCCGCCACTACCTGATCGAGCAGGCGCGGGCAGCAGGCAAGCGTGTGGTGCTGCCGGAGGGCGACGAGCCGCGCACCATCAAGGCCGCCGTCATCTGCCACGAAAAAGGCATTGCCCGCTGCGTGCTGCTGGCCCCCCCTGAGCGGGTGCGGGCAGTGGCCGAGGCGCAGGGCATCAAGTTGCCGCCCGAGCTGGAAATCCTCGACCCCGAGGCGGTGCGGGGCCGCTACGTCGAGCCGATGGTGGAACTGCGAAAAAGCAAGGGCCTGACTGGGCCGATGGCCGAGGCCCAGCTGGAAGACAGCGTGGTGCTGGGCACCATGATGCTGGCCCTCGGCGAGGTCGACGGGCTGGTGTCGGGCGCGGTCCACACCACGGCCAACACCGTGCGCCCGGCCCTGCAACTCATCAAGACGGCCCCCGGCGCGTCGCTGGTCAGCTCGGTCTTCTTCATGCTGCTGCCCGAACAGGTGCTGGTCTACGGCGACGCGGCCATCAATCCCAACCCCAACGCCCAGCAACTCGCCGACATCGCCATCCAGTCGGCGGACTCGGCCACCGCCTTCGGCATCGAGGCGCGGGTGGCGATGCTGAGTTACTCGACAGGCACGTCCGGCGGAGGTGAGGATGTGGAGAAGGTGGCTGAGGCGACCCGGCTGGTGCGCGAGCGCCGTCCCGACCTCAACGTGGACGGCCCGCTGCAATACGACGCCGCCAGCGTGCAGAGCGTCGGCCTGCAAAAAGCCCCCGGCTCCAGCGTGGCGGGCCGCGCCACCGTCTTCATTTTTCCCGACCTCAACACCGGCAACACCACCTACAAGGCGGTGCAGCGCGCGGCGGGCGTGGTGGCGGTGGGGCCGATGCTCCAGGGGCTGCGAAAGCCCGTGAATGACCTCTCACGCGGCGCACTCGTCGACGACATCGTGTACACCATCGCGCTGACGGCCATTCAGGCGATGCAGGTGGGGGCGGCGGCGCAGGCCGAGAGCCGCTAG